In the Populus trichocarpa isolate Nisqually-1 chromosome 1, P.trichocarpa_v4.1, whole genome shotgun sequence genome, AGGAAGATTTAGGGAAGCATCATGTTGAGGCATACAGAGACGAGGTATGTTGTTTCTTAATACGCtgcgattttgttttttttttcatcagtgAACTGAAAATTTCATACAAGTTtcctttttattgttaaatgcaTGCTAAAGACCGCCCTCCTATTATTCGATCTTTGCTTCGTTAGATTTTATCAGGTGGCTTTCCAGGTTTAAAGGTAGTAATTAATGCTACAAATAAACAAATCATGGTACACAAATTTCTTACATGAcagttaattattttcttatggtTGACCAATTATTTATTATGTCTAGAACTCAGTACAGTTCACCATATGTTATTTGATACACGGaatcatatattttcttaaaaataaggGTTCCCCGAATGTAAATGTAGGAATGTTTCTTGTCATAGGAGATGTTTTTGGttcaggaaaaaagaaaataagatttgTGATTTGGAAATCCAAAAAGACGTGGATTGTTTTTGCAGGTAGGGATATTGACAAAATCCATCAATTTTGCACTGCACGGATTAAAAGAATGGATGTCAAGCAAGAAGGTAAGCATCGCTCTCTTTCGGCAACAGATGATCTCTTGTAAATTGCTATAATTTCTTCTTTCCCACCAACGTCGGTACTCTCAAGGAATGATTTCATGTGGTGTGTTTACAAGTTGAccttcatttaaattaatatttgatgttGTCAAATATCAAAGGCTCAACATTCAACAGTACCATGTTCTGTGTCTATGCCTATAGATTCATGTTTCTGTGTGTAAAGTTACTAACTATATACAATGTTCGTTCATAATTGACGACAGGCCAAGTTGCCGAGAGTTGCCCTGTTATCATCTGCAGAATTGGTACCTGAACCTCTTGGTTTTGTCCTAATTATTTCATCATGGAATTTTCCTTTTGGTAAGCTATTTGTGACGTAACTGagaagaagattaaaaaaaaaggacaggcCTATTATGTTCTTGGATATTGTCTAAGATTGCTATGCTCAATGATCGATGTGTTATCACAAATATGCAGGACTATCCTTGGAACCAATGATAGGAGCAATAGCTGCAGGTAACACGATGGTTTTAAAACCTTCGGAATTAGCTCCTGCAAGTGCTTCTCTTCTAGCAAATGTTTTGCCAACTTACCTAGACAATTCAGCTGTCAAGGTTATCCAAGGAGGACCAGCTGTGGGTGAACGTCTCCTACAGCAGAAATGGGACAAGATCTTTTTTACAGGTGTACATACAGTTATAACACGAACACATATATATAAGCATATGAATGAGCATACATGTAGAGTGAATGTGAATGTCTGCATAAAATGCCATGTTTGTTTGTATACCATTAGAAAACTCATGACCAGCTTTTCGTTTCTATTGAAATGGACTAATATTACCTACATGGTTATGTTTCATTAACTACCTGATATTCATTTTCATGCTTCTTCCCCATCTTTTTCCTATAAATCTATCCTAGGAAGTGCACGAGTAGGACGAATAATTATGTCAGCAGCTGTGAAACATCTCACACCTGTTGCTCTAGAATTGGGAGGTAAATGCCCTGCTGTTGTGGATTCTGTATCATCTTCATGGGATACAAAGGttggtttttatctaaaatatgtAAATGCATCATGTTGTAATGAACACGGTTAATATGTAACGTAGTAGGAACTTACACTGCTGCTAAAATACAATCCCTGTTGGTTGCCAGGTGACTGTGAACAGAATTTTAGTGTCAAAATTTGGAGCCTGTGCTGGTCAAGCATGTATAGCAATTGATTATATCCTAGTGGAAAAAAGATTTGCTTCCATCTTGGTGAGCTTGTAGGGAAATATAGGTTTCTGAACTCACTTGAGCTTTTCTAGTACCGTCTTCTCTACAAGAGATCAGTTTTGAACTTGTGTCTACGGTGTTGTCAGGTGGAATTAATGAAAGTTATGATCAAGAAAATGTTTGGTGAAAACCCAAGAGAGACAAATACTGTTGCAAGAATAGTCAACGAACAACATTTCTTGAGATTGAAGAATCTTCTAAGCGACTCAGCCGTGCAAAATTCCATTGTCTATGGAGGTTCAATGGATGAAAAGAATCTGTATGATGCACTATTTAtactttctatatattttaaatgctaTGATATAGTTTTCTCCGCCCTTCTTTTCCATTATAAACATGCATTATTAGACTTAATTATACCGTAGATTGTCTTGGTCTGTTCAATGGGTGTTTAGACAGCAACAGAAAATGAATTGTTATTACCCACGAATTATAACTCACTGTTCTTTACAAAATGCAATTTATCTGATTTTCTTGACCTTGATTTGATATGACTGACAAGTTATCTGGCCATATAGTCCTTCATACAATACAAGTATTGCTGCTAGCTATTGATAACATGTTTGTGGTAACCTCCATGCAGGTTCGTTGAGCCAACAATCCTGGTAGATCCTCCACTTGATGCAGCAATAATGACAGAAGAGATATTTGGTCCTTTGCTTCCCATAATCACAGTGAGCTACATACCAATCATCTCCTTTTATCTTTATCCTTGTATTCTTCAAGAACTCCATCCAACAATAATCAAGAAAACTAGAGTATTAACCaccaattattttcataattaatcttAGTTTATAATGATTAATTCAGTTTTGCTTCTACAGCTGGACAAGGTTGAGGACAGTATTGCTTTTATCAACTCAAAGCCTAAGCCACTTGCAATTTATGCCTTCACCAACAATGAAAAATTCAGGAGAAGAATGTTATCTGAAACATCGTCAGGAAGCTTGGTATTCAACGATGCAGTTATTCAGGTACTTCGATTCATCCAGTACCAGACTAATCTTCtcgtttcaattttttttaaaatttcttgattgCAACAGAGAGAAAACTTAGCCAGTTttctcttaaataaaaatttcccATTCCTTTTATGTTCTTAACTCTTAAATGCAAATGCAGTATGCAGCTGATGCCTTACCATTTGGAGGGATTGGAGAAAGTGGGATTGGCAAGTATCATGGGAAATTCTCATTCGACACGTTTAGCCACTACAAGGCAGTGACAAGAAGAAGCTTCCTAACTGATTTTTGGTTCAGATTTCCTCCATGGAATGATTACAAGCTGTTGCTTTTGGAAGCGACTTACAATTATGACTATCTTGGAATGCTCCTGGTCATTCTTGGCTTAAAGAGGCGAAGATAGACAGGACTCCGATGGCATGTAGCAGTTCTCTCGCCTCAATATTGAGTCTCCCTGGATGAATCTGCACAGCCAAAATCAGCAATAATGACTCCGGAATAGAGTCAATGAACCTTTTCCGATTATATTAATTCTCGTAATGTGGATTGTATCTAAGTACAAGACTCTTTTGTTTGATTGGTGCAAATTTTCTTTGTATCTTGTTCATAAATCTAGCCATTTGTAATAATGACCCAACTCCTATATATAAAACCAGAATCTAGCTAGTCCAAGATGATGCTGGAGATTGTTTTAGATGCTGAGAAATTGTGTTACAAATTCCATTTCTTTTGgttgaaaaataacacaaagaACTGAGCAGCTAGTCCATGCATTGCCACATCCTAAGTACCTGGCTATTCTCCAGAGCCCAGACAGGTAATCCATTTAATTCCAGTGTTAACAAGTACTCCATGTCTGCTTCCTAGACCACTTAAAAGTTTTGTCTATATATTAATTCCAGtgttatcttcatttttttcttatgaaatttCTATCTTCACATCTCCTTCTTCATTTTCAGCCATTTCTCAAATCCCACGTCATTTTCAGCCATTTCTCAAATCCCACGAACACTAGACCCTCCTTTTCGTGACCAGCAACGCAAGAATGGTTTTGTAACGAcactttatttatactaaatcTCAGAACAGACATATCAAAAAGATATATGAAAAGAgcaagttatttaaaaatacacagcatttcataatcttccaaactattatattattcaaaactaatgaAACCAAATAATAGTTCAAAActtctaattaataattaaaacaaaaacaataatccataatacttattatattgtcaaaatccaaatttaattaaaacaaggtaATAATAGAGCGTCTAAGACATCgaatcaaagctaaaaaaaaagcatcaagaAACAAGTAACTCAGTAAGGCATATTAACCAAAACTGAAGAAATAAGAACACTCAACAAAGTCCACGTGCTAACAAAAACTAAGaacatgaaataatattaaaaatgagagGTGAGTTCAATCAACTCAGTGagggaataatatttaatatacaatTTTAGATACATATacataataaacatattattataaAGTAGTGGAATATATATTAGagatcagatgacacccgaatATGACTACTGTGGGAGGATCAATTGTTATAGACTAATGCCTCTCTCACCAGTTAGGTATACAAATTACTATGTGCACATACACTAACTACTCTTCGTTAGCATATAGTTACTTACAAGTCTTATATTAAGACATACTAGATATTTgtataattatcaaaacaatatatatcatattaaataGAATTTCGTTCGACAAAATGtgagtgcaaattcaagaatagatgagtactcggaaaataaagcaacatatataaatattcaataaattaactagttgcactcatcatataatcaacatacatatttatttatattacatacaCATTAAAAATTATCCCATTCACCTGAAAAATATAGAAGTAAAggaatattaaataaaagaccTAAAAATTCTATTGAGGATCGTTTGAAGTACCTACAACGAATAtacaaaatatactaaaaaaaaacacaaataaaagactctaatgcataaaagaaaactaggtttagggactaaaacaacaacttttagaaattaaagatcaaaacataattttacctGAATTGGATGACCGAACTGTAAATGTTAGAAATacataaccaaattgaaatttcatcCATAATCCATCCTCAAATTTGTCCAGAATCTCAATTTACgttccaaggaccaaattgtaatttttcaaagttcAGTGACTAAACTGTAAATCTCTAAAATGAGGGGactaaactaaaaattacacaaatcaattatcaaaatgagattcatcatccttaacctcTTAAGAATACTGCCAAGAATTCCAAAATACGTTTcgggggtcaaattataatttttcaaaatttagggactaaattgtaattttcataaatcaagaccaatataaaatttcatcatcttcaaccttaaTACCACAAGATATCACAGGGGTAAGAATGTGGAATGCGAGATTCATCCTAAACCAGCACTATGACCATCCCAAGCTCTAACAATATTGAATCATGCAGGAGAAGCAAAAAGGTTTAAAATGGCCAAAGTGGACAAGATCAAGAAGTTCTAATATCATCATGGAGAGCAACTGTTTAAGCCAATTTAACACATCATTGTATGCATATAATGATGGATCATGTGTGGCCCCATAAGCATATGCATCATAACCTTGTCCATAACCATAATCAGCATTCCATGGATCTACTTGCTGACCCCAAGTAGCAGTCAAGTCCTACAGCAACGGAATATCAAATATTATCAAGGCTAGTATAGCAAATTAAGAATAATGATTTGAAAAGCATGTTAAAGTCAAAGACTGCCAATAAGTACAGGACTAGATAGTCTCTTCCATAATGACTTCAACCCATGCTGATGTTTTGACTTCAACTTTCTTTAGATAGACGAGACAttgattaaaattcaaaacaggCCATTAATGATTAATTCAcagattaaacaaataaatattgacACGATACTTTCTTCATGGTATCGAGCTGGATGTTGGAAATTAAACAATTGTGTTGTTTTTATGGATGTGAAAGAAGCATAGCATGATGAGGTGTGTACATAGTCAAACATTCTCAAAGCTGGAAGTGAAACCTACATGTTTCCTGCCACAAGAAATGCACACCAGTTGTTGACCAATCACATGCCCTTGCATCCTGTGTATTGCTTCTCCAGCTGATGTCCTATGCAGAAAGCACTGAAAAAGGTCAGAAACTATTACATAGCAGGAGTTATATTACAAGGAATTACTATTGAACTGCTAAAAAACcatttcaatctaaaaacttCCGCTGTTAGGTGAGGATGGTTTCGTATTTCTCTCTTACACACCTAGCCCACAAAAATCCTATTCCCCGGCATCCTTTGATGACTTCTTCAGACAGTTTCCTATATAGATAAAATTGGTATTTGGAGAAACCTTGACAGTAATAAGGGGTACCCCATTTTACTATCCTCACAATAATACTGTCTGCCTCCCTCGTCCTTGTTACTTGTGATTCTCCTTTTCTCTGACTAATATGAGAAGTGAAGGGCTAACCCATACGACAGTGTTGCCGAATAGAAATGATCTTGAACCAACATTCTAACTCAACCACCAAATGCTTAATCAAAAGGACAAATGAAAATGCCATGATGCAGCAATATTGCTACTTCTATGACATATTATCTAAGGACAATAGTAGCAAGAGAAAATGTTTACAGTACTATACTAACAAACCTAGTTGCAAGCTGTACAAAACCACATCCTCTGCCAGCAGGAATCTTGACAGAGGCAATCTCCCCAAGCTGCAGAAAGGCTTGCCTCAAGTCCTCTTCTGTGACAATAGGATCCAAGTTACCAACA is a window encoding:
- the LOC7480051 gene encoding aldehyde dehydrogenase family 3 member F1 translates to MEGVEGLESDLEGMRQYFRSGKTKDVAWRQSQLKGLLSFIKETERDMCKALKEDLGKHHVEAYRDEVGILTKSINFALHGLKEWMSSKKAKLPRVALLSSAELVPEPLGFVLIISSWNFPFGLSLEPMIGAIAAGNTMVLKPSELAPASASLLANVLPTYLDNSAVKVIQGGPAVGERLLQQKWDKIFFTGSARVGRIIMSAAVKHLTPVALELGGKCPAVVDSVSSSWDTKVTVNRILVSKFGACAGQACIAIDYILVEKRFASILVELMKVMIKKMFGENPRETNTVARIVNEQHFLRLKNLLSDSAVQNSIVYGGSMDEKNLFVEPTILVDPPLDAAIMTEEIFGPLLPIITLDKVEDSIAFINSKPKPLAIYAFTNNEKFRRRMLSETSSGSLVFNDAVIQYAADALPFGGIGESGIGKYHGKFSFDTFSHYKAVTRRSFLTDFWFRFPPWNDYKLLLLEATYNYDYLGMLLVILGLKRRR